The genomic region GAACCGGAAATTCGCCGGATGGATATTAAAGTGCTCAAGACAATTGGATTACAGGCAAATACCATTATTGAAGCTCATGATGCATTCCAACTTGTAAATAAGTATTTTAAATCTTCCAATATCAGTGAAATCTGTGGAAACTGTAAATGGAAAGACAAATGCCTCTTTTTTTCAATGAAAATATAAATGAGTTAAAATACAGTTAAATAAGAGCATAATAAACTGATTTTTTATATCTCTATTAC from Methanobacterium sp. harbors:
- a CDS encoding DUF1284 domain-containing protein; translation: EPEIRRMDIKVLKTIGLQANTIIEAHDAFQLVNKYFKSSNISEICGNCKWKDKCLFFSMKI